One Pyrus communis chromosome 4, drPyrComm1.1, whole genome shotgun sequence genomic region harbors:
- the LOC137732574 gene encoding uncharacterized protein: protein MESMDNRNIEPVTDLGLVLGHSNQCIQRKLNGDSGAGANAGSRIHMAFVATDPLSELVWDTDKGVSNVTLSPPQSNKGGRSAADKPIDDKDFITAQTSFRLKSEFAGKDMTMSPTSNAGVMPLCGSSHDTGTVGNVEEEKAAVELSVLYNQEGTYSQANIEVNEIPQIPETRENFITTLTGNGDREGADILLVESDQKIPFVEQNEPLLGDPVDEDKHADVGDQKMQMDLVLASEVHPVNESKASGVPVVNKKAQSNRPLNKLEATAENDLMTIKIRHAYGAASQILGPESVPGVKDRFDQGQEMVPGNESVLDRHYPNNSRIHMHQRKGKEKFLSDGDHNGRMPEDETDSHESVESCNSAGLFTSGKKRWRSEEEFIVGSKRFRKKIQEAPISTSYIRQDSSFMNWISSMVKGFSKSMQDEAPPLALTLAHLDHGDENPDNKRITCNTNQDDGVKSIGFQTIFRSLYCPTADCQEARMLSDNHKKGEISTELEPATSPKVYRGENVNLGQEFLLSVEKFNKSSSGNEVHSAGSQEQCHTGSEKKKNPCNFPFYKRKDRVIPNSSLGKHKKRRVENVESSSQFKGKTTGEFGYRRDLLGSLWITRLTPKTSGPSLIADHSNKSADGVFESSNDLKNMGAREQFAEDLVIVTGNDLQNCAADNEGSSAFNRNKGQNDQAPMSEFSPIMPCSEVRSSEGMASVFARRLDALKNITPPAATGNAADEITMCLFCGIKGHHLQECSQIRQTELQELLSKSNSYNVAENLPFFCIRCLQQSHWAAACPNAQSMGQPQLECNVSFLDYYCSQSGTNLNSRNDGNMKFPTGTESQFEASVAHTCFNEDYSRMETDINMSWKDNAMGAPKKRAYRSNSVMKCSASSSVENKYKENQMMPLSKLVNTQISNVPKGIVESVKRLRLSRTDVLKWMDSRTSLSQLEGFFLRLRLRKWEEGLGGTGYHVSCITGSQRESCPQNVKDCIAVVVGGIRCTVKSKYVSNNDFYEDELRAWWSATSKGSDKIPSEEDLREKVKRKRMLGL from the exons ATGGAGTCAATGGACAACAG GAACATAGAGCCTGTGACTGATTTGGGACTAGTTCTGGGTCATTCAAATCAATGCATTCAGAGAAAGTTGAATGGTGATTCAGGTGCAGGTGCAAATGCAGGTTCAAGGATACACATGGCATTCGTGGCTACCGATCCCCTTTCAGAATTAGTATGGGATACAGATAAAG GTGTAAGCAATGTCACTCTTTCACCACCACAAAGCAATAAAGGTGGGAGGTCTGCTGCTGACAAGCCTATTGATGACAAGGACTTTATAACAGCACAGACATCATTTCGTCTAAAGAGCGAATTTGCTGGTAAAGATATGACTATGTCTCCCACAAGCAATGCTGGTGTCATGCCATTATGCGGGTCAAGCCATGACACGG GAACTGTTGGTAACGTGGAGGAAGAGAAAGCGGCTGTGGAACTATCTGTTCTGTACAACCAGGAGGGGACTTATAGTCAAGCGAATATCGAAGTAAATGAAATACCTCAGATACCTGAAACCAGAGAAAATTTCATTACAACATTGACAG GTAACGGTGACAGAGAAGGGGCTGACATCTTATTAGTCGAATCAGATCAAAAGATACCTTTTGTGGAACAAAATGAACCATTATTGGGGGATCCTGTTGATGAAGATAAACATGCTGATGTTGGTGATCAGAAAATGCAAATGGATCTTGTTTTGGCTTCCGAAGTTCACCCAGTGAACGAAAGTAAAGCTTCAGGTGTCCCTGTGGTGAATAAAAAGGCACAAAGCAATAGGCCCTTGAATAAACTAGAGGCAACAGCTGAGAATGATTTAATGACTATCAAAATCCGACATGCTTATGGTGCAGCGAGTCAGATTTTAGGTCCAGAATCTGTCCCAGGGGTTAAGGACAGGTTTGATCAGGGTCAGGAGATGGTTCCTGGAAACGAATCTGTTCTGGACAGACACTATCCTAATAACAGCAGAATCCATATGCAtcaaaggaaaggaaaagaaaaattcttaTCTGATGGAGATCATAATGGAAGAATGCCAGAAGATGAGACTGATAGCCATGAGAGTGTCGAGAGCTGTAATAGCGCAGGATTGTTTACGTCAGGCAAGAAGAGGTGGAGATCTGAAGAAGAGTTCATTGTTGGGAGTAAAAGATTCagaaagaaaattcaagaagcTCCGATTTCCACATCCTATATTAGACAAGATAGCTCCTTTATGAATTGGATATCAAGCATGGTGAAGGGGTTTTCAAAATCAATGCAAGATGAGGCACCACCTCTTGCTCTTACCCTTGCACATCTTGATCATGGAGATGAGAATCCTGATAATAAACGTATCACATGTAATACAAACCAAGATGATGGAGTAAAAAGTATCGGTTTCCAGACAATTTTTCGGTCCTTGTATTGCCCAACTGCAGACTGCCAAGAAGCACGGATGTTGAGTGACAATCATAAAAAGGGAGAAATATCAACGGAGCTCGAGCCAGCTACTTCTCCAAAAGTCTATCGTGGGGAGAACGTTAATTTAGGCCAAGAATTTCTACTGTCAGTTGAGAAGTTCAACAAATCTTCATCTGGAAATGAAGTCCATTCAGCAGGTAGTCAGGAGCAATGCCATACTGGTTCCgagaagaaaaagaatccaTGCAACTTTCCATTTTATAAAAGGAAAGATAGAGTTATCCCTAATTCTTCTCTGGGTAAACACAAGAAAAGGAGGGTCGAGAATGTTGAATCTAGCTCACAATTCAAAGGGAAGACGACTGGTGAATTTGGTTATAGAAGGGACCTTCTGGGAAGCTTGTGGATAACTCGGTTGACTCCAAAAACATCTGGTCCATCTTTAATCGCAGATCATTCCAACAAGAGTGCTGATGGAGTTTTTGAGAGCTCCAATGACCTCAAAAATATGGGGGCCAGGGAGCAGTTTGCTGAAGATTTAGTTATTGTCACTGGTAATGATCTGCAAAATTGTGCGGCTGACAATGAGGGCTCATCTGCTTTCAATAGAAACAAAGGCCAGAATGATCAAGCACCCATGTCTGAGTTCAGCCCTATCATGCCTTGCTCTGAAGTCAGAAGTTCGGAAGGAATGGCTTCTGTTTTTGCTAGGAGATTGGATGCTCTTAAGAACATCACCCCACCTGCTGCCACAGGTAATGCAGCCGATGAAATCACGATGTGTTTGTTTTGTGGCATAAAAGGTCACCATTTACAAGAGTGTTCACAGATAAGACAGACAGAGCTTCAGGAATTATTAAGTAAGAGCAACTCCTATAATGTAGCAGAAAATCTGCCTTTTTTCTGCATTAGATGTTTACAACAGAGTCATTGGGCTGCTGCATGTCCTAATGCACAGTCAATGGGACAACCACAGTTGGAATGTAACGTTTCTTTTCTAGATTATTACTGCAGTCAGAGTGGAACGAATCTCAACTCAAGAAATGATGGAAATATGAAGTTCCCAACTGGTACAGAGAGCCAGTTCGAAGCTTCTGTTGCTCATACATGTTTTAACGAGGACTATTCAAGAATGGAGACAGATATAAATATGAGCTGGAAGGATAATGCGATGGGAGCCCCTAAGAAAAGGGCATATCGCTCAAATTCAGTTATGAAATGCAGTGCTTCAAGTTCTGTGGAAAATAAGTATAAAGAAAATCAGATGATGCCCTTGTCAAAGTTAGTCAATACGcagatttcaaatgtaccgaAAGGAATCGTTGAGTCTGTAAAAAGGCTTCGCTTGTCTCGCACAGATGTCCTGAA ATGGATGGATTCTCGCACATCACTCTCACAACTCGAGGGGTTTTTCCTGCGCCTGCGGCTTAGGAAGTGGGAAGAAGGACTTGGGGGAACTGGATACCATGTGTCTTGCATAACTG GCTCTCAGAGAGAGAGTTGTCCACAGAATGTGAAAGACTGTATAGCTGTTGTTGTTGGGGGGATTAGATGTACGGTTAAGAGCAAGTACGTATCCAACAACGATTTCTATGAG GACGAGCTGAGGGCATGGTGGTCTGCTACCTCAAAGGGCAGTGACAAGATTCCATCTGAAGAAGATTTGAGGGAAAAGGTAAAGAGAAAACGAATGTTAGGCTTGTAG